TGTAAGCTTGTTTTCTACACTCATAGACAGAATGCCCCAAGCCATGATGTTGCTAAGGAGTTTTACAGCTACGCTTTTGGACAAAATCGAAAAAGTGATGCCAAGCTTTACACCAGAAAACCTACTGGATGAAACACCACTCACCAAGCCTGTACAAATCCAATTTGACCTTTTGCCCATAACCACTCATCACGTATGATTCAGTTTAAAAATATTACAAAGTCATTTGGTAAGCTTTCCGTTTTGAAAGACTTTTCTGCCACATTCAGCAGGGGGCAATCCATTGCGATCATGGGACCAAATGGATCGGGTAAAACTACCTTGATTAAAATCTTGCTCGGGATGGTAATTCCTGATGCAGGCGAACTAGAAGTGAACGGCAAGTCGGTGAAGAGAGAGTTCGCATACCGTGGCGATATTGGCTATATGCCTCAGATAAGCAATTATCCGCCAAACCTTCGAGTAAATCAGCTTTTTGAGATGATGAAAGATATTCGAAAAGCTCAAGGCTGGCACGGAGAATTGGACGAAGAATTAATTGAGAATTTTGAAATAAACGAAATCTCAAATAAAGCCCTAGGCACGCTATCAGGTGGAACTAAACAGAAAGTAAGTGCGGCATTGGCGTTGCTTTTTGACCCTAAAATACTCGTGCTTGACGAACCCACTGCTGGTTTGGATCCTTTAGCTGCAGAACTGCTAAAAGCTAAAATCTTGAAAGAAAGAAATCAAGGCAAACTTGTCATTATTACTTCGCATATCATGGCAGATCTCGAAGAATTGACGGATCATATTCTTTACATGCAAGATGGTCGCGTTCAGTTTTTCAAAAAACTAGAAGAGTTGCGTACCGAAGTAGGTGAGACAACACTCATGCGTATAGTAGCAAAACTGATGCATGAAAAAAAAAGAAAAGTGAATAAGGAAATAGAGACAATGTCTGCAGTTTACCAATGAAAAAGATTGTTTTCGTCATAATGCCGCTTGCGTTTATTTCCCTTTTTC
This portion of the Spirosomataceae bacterium TFI 002 genome encodes:
- a CDS encoding Cu-processing system ATP-binding protein; this translates as MIQFKNITKSFGKLSVLKDFSATFSRGQSIAIMGPNGSGKTTLIKILLGMVIPDAGELEVNGKSVKREFAYRGDIGYMPQISNYPPNLRVNQLFEMMKDIRKAQGWHGELDEELIENFEINEISNKALGTLSGGTKQKVSAALALLFDPKILVLDEPTAGLDPLAAELLKAKILKERNQGKLVIITSHIMADLEELTDHILYMQDGRVQFFKKLEELRTEVGETTLMRIVAKLMHEKKRKVNKEIETMSAVYQ